In Thermosynechococcus sichuanensis E542, a single genomic region encodes these proteins:
- a CDS encoding acetyl-CoA carboxylase carboxyltransferase subunit alpha, translated as MANERRTLLLEFEKPLVELEAQIQQVRDKSSEFGVDVSEQIRELEERAKQLRYEIFSKLTPGQTLQVARHPRRPSTLDYIQAISEEWIELHGDRRGSDDPAIVGGIGRLNGQPVVMLGQQKGRDTKDNVARNFGMASPGGYRKALRLMEHANRFQMPILTFIDTPAAWAGVDAEKFGQGEAIAYNLREMFRFEVPIICTVIGEGGSGGALAIGVGDRLLMFEHAVYSVAPPEACAAILWRDAQKAPQAAEALKITARDLLKLGIIDEIVPEPVGAAHSNPVEAAENLKAALLRNLAEVQALSSSERRELRYQKFRRMGVFSETV; from the coding sequence ATGGCAAACGAACGTCGCACGCTTCTGTTGGAGTTTGAAAAGCCCCTCGTGGAGCTAGAAGCCCAAATTCAGCAGGTGCGAGATAAGTCCTCGGAGTTTGGTGTTGATGTCTCGGAGCAAATCCGGGAATTGGAGGAGCGTGCCAAGCAACTGCGCTATGAAATTTTCAGTAAGCTGACGCCGGGGCAAACCCTGCAAGTGGCTCGCCATCCGCGCCGCCCCAGTACATTGGATTACATTCAAGCCATTAGCGAAGAGTGGATTGAACTCCATGGCGATCGCCGAGGCAGTGATGATCCGGCCATTGTCGGGGGTATTGGTCGCCTCAATGGTCAACCGGTCGTGATGCTGGGGCAGCAAAAGGGTCGCGACACCAAAGATAATGTGGCTCGCAATTTTGGTATGGCCTCGCCGGGGGGCTATCGCAAGGCGCTGCGTCTGATGGAGCACGCCAACCGCTTTCAAATGCCTATCCTTACGTTTATTGATACACCAGCGGCTTGGGCGGGGGTGGATGCGGAAAAGTTTGGCCAAGGGGAAGCCATTGCCTACAATCTGCGGGAGATGTTTCGCTTTGAGGTACCGATCATCTGCACCGTGATTGGCGAAGGCGGCTCAGGGGGAGCGTTGGCCATTGGTGTTGGCGATCGCCTGCTGATGTTTGAACATGCCGTCTATAGTGTGGCACCCCCGGAAGCCTGTGCTGCGATTCTCTGGCGCGATGCCCAAAAGGCGCCCCAAGCGGCGGAAGCCCTGAAAATTACGGCTCGTGACCTGCTGAAGCTGGGGATTATTGATGAAATTGTGCCCGAACCCGTCGGCGCTGCCCATAGCAACCCCGTAGAAGCGGCAGAAAACCTCAAGGCGGCTCTCCTGCGAAATTTGGCGGAAGTGCAAGCCCTCAGCAGTAGTGAACGGCGGGAGTTGCGTTACCAGAAGTTCCGGCGCATGGGCGTCTTTAGTGAAACGGTATGA
- the dnaG gene encoding DNA primase has product MEIPRLHPDTIEAVRQAVNIVDVVAEHVVLRKRGREYVGCCPFHEEKTPSFTVSPLKGFYYCFGCGAGGNAIKFLMELQKRSFAEVVLDLAQRHQIPVRTLDSEQKQALQARLSLQEQLYEILAIATSFYEHALRQPIGQAAQAYLQQRRLQEETIQQFRLGYAPAGWQVLYSYLVEQKGYPAALVEQAGLIMPRRTGDGYYDRFRDRLMIPIMDAQGRVVGFGGRTLSNEEPKYLNSPETPIFNKGQLLFGLDKARQAIVQKDQAIVVEGYFDVMALHQAGFPQAVASLGTALTQAQIKLLLRYTESKQIILNFDADSAGQRAADRAIGEAADLAYRGDLRLRILTLPAGKDAADFFTDAAESLEARRNRYQTLLDQAPLWLDWQIQNILQQYDLDQSDQFQQASQALSELLGKLPNATLRSHYIHHCAELLGRHDSRFILRIEESLRQQVRGQRWQGRSQKWQRPADYNLRQAAEEQLLRLYLHCGEYRPLIRQTLQTRDIEFSLSHHRWLWRQILAIEEEQCAGLPAPDDPYTAEWPLHSPMETGTQLTDLDLVTHLFDRLAEAEEASLMTPLLHLDETTAVSLDRPELVIQAAAAALERIAVEKRCRYILQSWQETVALILSESPTSEALRHYLNRLLTDSDSEIDDIPGVAPERLQVLEQLRHDYYQHRQYLQQLDQQRCPSLAVIRGYS; this is encoded by the coding sequence ATGGAAATTCCTCGCCTACACCCCGATACGATTGAGGCTGTGCGCCAAGCGGTCAACATTGTGGACGTGGTGGCCGAGCACGTTGTCCTACGCAAGCGCGGGCGAGAATACGTTGGCTGTTGTCCGTTTCACGAAGAGAAAACCCCCAGTTTTACGGTCAGCCCCCTGAAGGGGTTTTACTACTGTTTTGGTTGCGGTGCCGGGGGCAATGCCATTAAGTTCCTAATGGAACTGCAAAAGCGCTCCTTTGCCGAGGTAGTGCTCGACCTTGCCCAACGCCATCAGATTCCGGTGCGCACCCTCGATAGTGAGCAAAAACAGGCCCTACAGGCACGGCTATCCCTGCAAGAGCAACTGTACGAAATTCTGGCGATCGCCACCAGTTTCTATGAACACGCCCTACGGCAGCCCATTGGCCAAGCGGCTCAAGCCTATTTACAGCAACGCCGCCTACAAGAGGAGACTATCCAACAATTTCGTTTGGGCTATGCCCCTGCGGGTTGGCAAGTGCTCTACAGCTATCTTGTGGAGCAAAAGGGATACCCTGCTGCTTTAGTTGAGCAGGCGGGCTTGATTATGCCTCGGCGAACAGGGGACGGCTACTATGACCGCTTTCGCGATCGCCTGATGATCCCGATCATGGATGCCCAAGGACGGGTGGTGGGGTTTGGCGGTCGTACCCTGAGCAACGAAGAGCCGAAGTATCTCAACTCGCCAGAAACCCCCATTTTTAACAAGGGACAGTTGCTCTTTGGCCTTGATAAAGCACGGCAAGCCATTGTCCAAAAGGATCAAGCCATTGTGGTTGAGGGTTACTTTGATGTGATGGCATTGCACCAAGCGGGGTTTCCCCAAGCGGTGGCCAGTTTAGGCACTGCCCTCACTCAAGCCCAAATTAAACTGCTACTGCGCTACACCGAGTCGAAGCAAATTATTCTCAACTTTGATGCTGATTCAGCAGGACAGCGAGCTGCCGATCGCGCCATTGGCGAGGCTGCGGATTTGGCCTATCGGGGAGATCTGCGACTGCGCATTCTCACGTTACCAGCCGGTAAAGATGCGGCTGACTTTTTCACGGATGCGGCGGAGTCCTTAGAAGCACGGCGCAATCGCTACCAAACCCTCTTAGATCAAGCGCCCCTCTGGCTCGATTGGCAAATCCAAAACATCTTGCAACAGTACGATCTCGACCAAAGCGATCAATTTCAGCAGGCGAGCCAAGCCTTGAGTGAACTCTTGGGCAAACTCCCCAATGCCACGCTGCGCAGTCACTACATTCACCACTGTGCTGAGCTACTGGGACGCCACGATAGTCGCTTTATCCTCCGCATCGAAGAATCGCTGCGGCAACAGGTGCGGGGTCAGCGCTGGCAGGGGCGATCGCAAAAATGGCAACGTCCAGCGGACTATAATTTGCGTCAAGCGGCTGAAGAACAGCTACTACGCCTCTATCTGCACTGTGGGGAATATCGCCCCCTGATTCGGCAAACGCTGCAAACACGGGATATTGAATTTAGCCTCTCCCACCATCGCTGGCTGTGGCGGCAAATCCTAGCGATTGAAGAAGAACAGTGTGCCGGTCTGCCTGCACCGGATGATCCCTATACCGCTGAGTGGCCCCTCCATTCACCCATGGAAACTGGCACACAACTGACGGACTTGGATTTGGTCACCCATCTTTTTGATCGCCTCGCCGAAGCGGAAGAAGCTTCCCTGATGACTCCGCTCCTACACTTAGATGAGACCACTGCCGTCAGTCTCGATCGCCCCGAACTTGTCATCCAAGCCGCCGCCGCCGCCCTTGAGCGCATTGCCGTTGAAAAGCGCTGTCGCTACATCCTCCAGTCTTGGCAGGAAACTGTTGCTCTGATTTTAAGTGAATCTCCCACCAGTGAAGCCCTACGCCACTATCTAAATCGCTTACTGACCGACAGCGACAGTGAAATTGACGATATTCCCGGTGTGGCACCCGAGCGGCTGCAAGTCCTTGAACAACTGCGCCATGACTACTACCAGCATCGCCAATACCTTCAGCAATTGGATCAGCAGCGCTGTCCTTCCTTGGCGGTGATTCGAGGCTATTCCTAA
- a CDS encoding branched-chain amino acid ABC transporter permease — MVGYLISLGIFTATFALFSLGLNLHWGYTGLINFGHVGFLAIGSYTTILLGIAGVPMFFAVLAGVVLAMGLGFLMGIATLRLREDYLAIVTIGMAEIVRLIALNEDWLTRGGRGVYGFPLPLAQFNPNMPTKLGMIALFWAVVGAAAWQWWQWLERQYGGSHPRWLLPSYAALLIAGTLSLWATLLPLSLGRGIAIFPLGLTLVTLGGAIALVSYYCRSEKPAVVPIALNTLAAALVGLVVKALTLGLWDFSYRAGLLWLLVLVLALVVWQLERWIHSPWGRVLKAIREDEEVAKALGKNVFAYKMQSLLLGGAIAAVAGSFYAWQLTFINPDGFVSLITFQAWTIVVLGGAGNNMGTLLGAALFWAYTALTRFIPLDGGRLEALRMMLIGLVLIILMMWRPQGILGKKEELSLGR; from the coding sequence ATGGTTGGCTATCTCATTTCCCTTGGTATCTTCACTGCCACCTTTGCCCTTTTTAGCTTGGGGCTGAATTTGCACTGGGGGTACACGGGGCTAATTAACTTTGGCCATGTTGGCTTTTTGGCCATTGGTTCCTACACCACGATTTTGTTGGGGATTGCTGGCGTTCCCATGTTCTTTGCCGTTCTTGCTGGCGTGGTGCTGGCGATGGGACTGGGCTTTTTAATGGGGATTGCTACGCTGCGACTGCGGGAAGATTACCTTGCGATTGTGACGATTGGCATGGCGGAAATTGTCCGCTTGATTGCCCTCAATGAGGATTGGCTCACCCGAGGGGGGCGCGGGGTGTATGGCTTTCCACTGCCCCTTGCTCAGTTCAACCCCAATATGCCGACCAAGCTGGGGATGATTGCTCTTTTTTGGGCTGTGGTGGGGGCGGCGGCATGGCAGTGGTGGCAATGGCTAGAGCGGCAGTATGGGGGATCGCACCCCCGCTGGTTACTCCCTAGCTATGCAGCTCTATTGATTGCCGGTACCCTCAGCCTGTGGGCAACATTGCTCCCCTTGAGCTTAGGACGAGGAATAGCCATTTTTCCCCTGGGGTTGACGCTGGTGACCCTGGGTGGGGCGATCGCCCTCGTGAGCTATTATTGCCGTTCAGAAAAACCAGCAGTGGTTCCCATCGCTTTGAATACGTTGGCCGCTGCTCTGGTGGGTCTGGTGGTCAAAGCCCTTACCCTTGGCCTGTGGGATTTTAGTTACCGGGCTGGGCTGTTGTGGCTGTTGGTGTTGGTGTTGGCCTTGGTGGTGTGGCAGTTAGAGCGGTGGATTCATTCCCCCTGGGGACGGGTGCTCAAAGCGATCCGCGAAGATGAAGAGGTGGCCAAAGCCCTAGGCAAAAATGTCTTTGCCTACAAAATGCAGTCACTGCTGTTGGGGGGGGCGATCGCGGCGGTAGCAGGGTCTTTTTATGCGTGGCAGCTCACATTTATTAACCCCGATGGCTTTGTATCCCTGATTACATTTCAGGCGTGGACAATTGTGGTTTTAGGGGGCGCAGGCAATAACATGGGTACCCTTCTCGGCGCTGCTCTCTTTTGGGCCTACACTGCCCTGACCCGCTTTATTCCCCTTGATGGCGGTCGCCTAGAGGCCTTGCGGATGATGCTCATTGGCCTTGTCCTCATTATCTTGATGATGTGGCGACCCCAAGGTATTTTGGGCAAAAAGGAGGAACTCAGCCTTGGTCGATGA
- a CDS encoding long-chain acyl-[acyl-carrier-protein] reductase, whose translation MFGLIGHLTNLEHAQAVAHQLGYPEYADQGLEFWCMAPPQIVDEITVTSVTGKTIYGKYVESCFLPEMLANQRVKAATRKIINAMAHAQKHGIDITALGGFSSIIFENFDLEKMSHVRNIELDFRRFTTGNTHTAYIICQQVEQAAPQVGIDLRQATVAVCGATGDIGSAVCRWLNTCLDVQDLLLVARNRDRLLELQAELGRGKILDLMDALPLADIVVWVASMPKGVELSVEQLKRPSLMIDGGYPKNMGTKIQHPEIHVLNGGIVEHALDIDWKIMEIVNMDVPSRQMFACFAEAMLLDFEGWHTNFSWGRNQITVEKMQQIGEVSRKHGFKPLLLNPQ comes from the coding sequence ATGTTTGGATTGATTGGTCATCTGACGAATCTGGAGCACGCCCAAGCCGTCGCCCACCAGTTAGGGTATCCCGAATACGCTGATCAAGGCTTGGAATTTTGGTGTATGGCACCGCCACAGATCGTCGATGAGATTACGGTGACGAGCGTAACGGGCAAAACTATCTACGGCAAATACGTCGAGTCCTGCTTCTTGCCGGAAATGCTGGCTAACCAGCGGGTGAAGGCGGCAACTCGCAAAATCATTAACGCCATGGCCCATGCCCAAAAGCACGGTATTGACATTACGGCCCTAGGGGGCTTCTCCTCGATCATCTTTGAGAACTTTGATCTGGAGAAAATGTCCCATGTTCGCAATATCGAGCTGGACTTTCGCCGCTTTACAACGGGCAATACCCACACCGCCTATATCATTTGCCAACAAGTTGAGCAGGCGGCGCCGCAGGTGGGGATTGATTTGCGTCAGGCAACTGTGGCTGTGTGTGGGGCGACGGGGGATATTGGCAGTGCCGTCTGCCGCTGGTTGAATACCTGTTTGGATGTCCAAGATCTCTTATTGGTGGCACGGAATCGCGATCGCCTGCTGGAGCTACAGGCGGAATTGGGACGCGGAAAAATTCTAGACCTAATGGATGCCTTGCCCCTTGCCGATATTGTGGTTTGGGTGGCCAGTATGCCCAAGGGAGTTGAGCTGAGCGTTGAGCAGTTAAAACGCCCCTCGCTAATGATTGATGGCGGCTACCCCAAAAATATGGGCACCAAAATTCAGCATCCGGAAATCCATGTCCTCAATGGGGGCATTGTTGAGCACGCCCTCGATATTGACTGGAAAATTATGGAAATTGTGAATATGGATGTGCCCTCGCGGCAGATGTTTGCCTGTTTTGCCGAGGCCATGCTGTTAGACTTTGAGGGCTGGCACACAAACTTCTCTTGGGGGCGCAATCAAATCACGGTAGAAAAGATGCAGCAGATTGGTGAAGTCTCCCGCAAACACGGATTTAAGCCCCTACTGTTAAACCCTCAGTAA
- a CDS encoding aldehyde oxygenase (deformylating), whose product MTTATAAPELDYHSDRYKDAYSRINAIVIEGEQEAHDNYIDLTKLLPQHQEELTRLAKMEARHRKGFEACGRNLSVTPDMEFAKAFFEKLRGNFQAALAEGKIATCLLIQALIVECFAIAAYNIYIPMADPFARKITEGVVKDEYTHLNFGEVWLKENFENVKGELEEANRANLPLVWKMLNQVEADAKVLGMEKDALVEDFMIQYSGALENIGFTTREIMKMSVYGLTAA is encoded by the coding sequence ATGACAACGGCTACCGCTGCCCCCGAGTTGGACTACCATAGCGATCGCTACAAGGATGCCTACAGCCGCATCAACGCCATTGTCATTGAAGGTGAGCAGGAAGCCCACGACAACTACATTGATTTAACCAAGCTGCTGCCGCAGCACCAAGAGGAACTCACCCGTCTTGCCAAGATGGAAGCCCGCCATAGAAAGGGGTTTGAGGCCTGTGGTCGCAACCTGAGCGTGACCCCAGATATGGAATTTGCCAAAGCCTTCTTTGAAAAACTGCGCGGCAACTTTCAAGCGGCACTGGCAGAGGGGAAAATTGCGACTTGCCTGCTGATTCAAGCTTTGATCGTCGAGTGCTTCGCGATCGCGGCCTACAACATCTATATTCCCATGGCAGATCCCTTTGCCCGCAAGATTACTGAGGGCGTGGTCAAGGATGAGTACACCCACCTCAACTTTGGCGAAGTCTGGCTAAAGGAAAACTTTGAGAACGTCAAAGGGGAACTTGAGGAAGCCAATCGTGCCAACCTGCCCTTGGTCTGGAAAATGCTCAACCAAGTGGAAGCCGATGCCAAAGTGCTCGGCATGGAAAAAGATGCCCTCGTGGAAGACTTCATGATTCAGTACAGTGGTGCCCTAGAAAATATCGGCTTTACCACCCGTGAAATTATGAAGATGTCAGTTTATGGCCTAACTGCGGCATAA
- the grpE gene encoding nucleotide exchange factor GrpE, giving the protein MSDETLTNPAAEAQEGEMTPDVVENHAEGTTSEEGQAPEATSTTETPADAADLLEKVAALEAANASLSQVVEERNNQYMRLAADFENFRKRTQREKEELELQIKCSVIADLLPVVDSFELARTHIQTETEAEEKIHRSYQGVYKQLVECLKRIGVSAMQAKGKPFDPNLHEAVLREATNEHPEGTVLEELKRGYMLGDRVLRHAMVKVAAPAEESSANDTNPTNDVTDV; this is encoded by the coding sequence ATGAGTGATGAAACCTTAACCAATCCTGCTGCTGAAGCCCAAGAAGGCGAAATGACCCCCGATGTCGTTGAGAATCATGCAGAGGGCACTACAAGCGAAGAGGGTCAAGCACCTGAAGCCACCTCTACGACAGAAACTCCTGCGGATGCAGCGGACTTGCTAGAGAAAGTTGCTGCCCTTGAAGCTGCTAACGCCAGCCTTTCCCAGGTCGTGGAGGAGCGCAATAACCAATACATGCGCCTTGCCGCTGACTTTGAAAACTTCCGCAAACGCACCCAGCGGGAAAAAGAGGAACTAGAGCTACAGATTAAGTGCAGTGTCATTGCTGATTTGCTGCCTGTGGTGGACAGCTTTGAGTTAGCCCGCACCCACATTCAAACGGAAACTGAAGCGGAAGAGAAAATCCACCGCAGCTATCAGGGGGTTTACAAGCAACTAGTGGAGTGCCTCAAGCGTATTGGCGTTTCGGCGATGCAAGCCAAAGGCAAGCCCTTTGATCCCAATCTCCACGAGGCAGTGCTGCGGGAAGCTACGAATGAACACCCCGAAGGCACAGTGCTTGAAGAACTCAAGCGGGGGTACATGCTGGGCGATCGCGTGTTGCGCCATGCTATGGTCAAAGTTGCTGCCCCTGCTGAAGAAAGCAGCGCCAATGACACCAATCCCACCAATGATGTGACGGACGTATAG
- a CDS encoding ABC transporter ATP-binding protein, whose amino-acid sequence MVDEPSLAPVSSGVSPVLPSDLLVATGLCKSFGGIRAVDQAEIRVARGSITGLIGPNGAGKTTLFNLLCNFLTPDQGRVIFDGVPISHLPPYQVALQGLLRTFQVPRVLSRLSVLENMLLAAPLQTGEKFWNSWLQPLRIRQEEQELRQRAWAILESVGLAAKANDYAGALSGGQRKLLEMARVMMHRPRMVLLDEPAAGVNPTLINQICEHIVRWNQEGVTFLIIEHNMDVVMSLCQHIWVLAEGKNLADGPPSEIQTNPEVLRAYLGQ is encoded by the coding sequence TTGGTCGATGAACCTTCTCTCGCCCCCGTCTCTAGCGGTGTCAGTCCAGTCTTGCCCTCAGACCTGCTAGTGGCTACGGGGCTATGCAAAAGTTTTGGCGGCATTCGCGCGGTGGATCAGGCGGAAATTCGGGTTGCCCGCGGCAGTATCACCGGTCTCATTGGCCCTAATGGTGCCGGCAAAACCACCCTCTTCAACCTGTTGTGCAACTTCCTCACCCCCGACCAAGGCCGTGTGATTTTTGACGGTGTCCCCATTAGCCATTTGCCCCCCTACCAAGTTGCCCTTCAGGGACTCCTGCGCACCTTCCAAGTGCCCCGCGTACTCTCGCGCCTATCGGTTCTGGAGAATATGCTCCTAGCCGCGCCACTGCAAACGGGGGAGAAGTTTTGGAATAGTTGGCTGCAACCCCTGCGCATCCGCCAAGAGGAACAGGAACTGCGGCAACGGGCGTGGGCAATTTTGGAATCTGTGGGGCTAGCAGCCAAGGCCAATGACTATGCGGGTGCGTTGTCGGGCGGGCAGCGCAAACTCCTCGAAATGGCACGGGTAATGATGCACCGTCCCCGCATGGTGCTCCTTGACGAGCCAGCCGCTGGCGTCAACCCAACCTTGATCAACCAAATTTGCGAGCATATTGTGCGTTGGAATCAGGAGGGCGTGACGTTTCTGATCATTGAACATAATATGGACGTGGTCATGTCCCTGTGTCAGCACATCTGGGTCTTGGCCGAGGGGAAAAATCTTGCTGACGGTCCTCCAAGTGAGATTCAAACCAATCCTGAGGTTTTGAGAGCTTATCTCGGACAATAG
- a CDS encoding ATP-dependent 6-phosphofructokinase: MSTSRKRLGVFTSGGDCPGLNTAIRAIVAHATLSYGWEVLGILHATQGLIERKAIPLNAEGLGGMDVLLNMGGTILGAINKGDTLGHGDEVIAGYYELGLDALIAICGDGSLKILHQLAQKGNWNFLAIPKTIDNDVALTDRAIGFDTAVNTVVEALSRITSTAASHDRVFVVEVMGRTAGHLALYSGIAGGADIILIPEIPYSIEGICQHLQKLRDRWGRKFALIVVAEGAKPLEQDANHCHHASIAHYIADKILQHSPIPIELRVSVLGHIQRGGAPMAMDRLLAAGMGNTAVDLAAQGTFGRMVAWQAGQVVTVPIADVVAKCPRHVDPDSFLIRTAQGLGIYVGDKPMLPYVDPTLCRNEVICAI; the protein is encoded by the coding sequence ATGAGTACCAGCCGCAAACGACTGGGTGTGTTCACTAGTGGCGGAGATTGCCCAGGTTTAAATACGGCCATCCGTGCCATTGTTGCCCATGCCACCTTAAGTTACGGTTGGGAAGTGCTTGGCATTCTCCACGCTACTCAGGGGTTAATTGAGCGGAAGGCGATCCCCCTGAATGCAGAAGGCCTCGGGGGAATGGATGTACTGCTCAACATGGGGGGAACCATTCTCGGAGCGATTAATAAGGGCGATACCCTTGGCCATGGCGATGAAGTGATTGCTGGCTACTATGAATTGGGGTTGGATGCCCTCATTGCCATTTGTGGCGATGGCAGCCTGAAAATTTTGCATCAACTGGCACAAAAGGGAAATTGGAACTTCCTTGCGATACCGAAAACCATTGATAACGATGTCGCCTTGACCGATCGCGCCATTGGCTTTGATACGGCTGTTAACACTGTTGTCGAAGCCTTAAGTCGGATTACCTCCACCGCCGCTAGCCATGATCGGGTGTTTGTGGTGGAAGTGATGGGGCGTACCGCGGGTCACTTGGCTCTATATTCGGGTATTGCTGGCGGTGCCGATATTATCCTGATTCCAGAAATTCCCTACTCCATTGAAGGCATTTGCCAGCACCTCCAGAAGTTGCGCGATCGCTGGGGACGCAAATTTGCCCTCATTGTCGTTGCCGAGGGCGCCAAACCACTAGAGCAGGACGCCAACCATTGCCATCATGCCAGTATCGCCCACTATATTGCCGATAAAATCCTCCAGCACAGTCCTATCCCCATTGAGCTAAGGGTCTCAGTGTTGGGTCATATTCAACGCGGCGGTGCCCCGATGGCCATGGATCGGCTACTGGCAGCAGGCATGGGCAATACTGCTGTGGATCTTGCCGCCCAAGGGACATTTGGTCGGATGGTGGCATGGCAGGCAGGGCAAGTCGTAACCGTTCCCATTGCCGACGTGGTTGCTAAATGCCCGCGCCACGTAGATCCCGATAGCTTTTTGATTCGCACCGCCCAAGGCTTGGGGATTTATGTTGGCGATAAGCCGATGTTGCCCTACGTGGATCCTACCCTCTGCCGCAATGAGGTGATTTGTGCAATCTAA
- the miaB gene encoding tRNA (N6-isopentenyl adenosine(37)-C2)-methylthiotransferase MiaB, whose product MPRRYYITTFGCQMNKADSERMAGVLEAMGLEPVPEPDEADVLLYNTCTIRDNAEQKLYSYLGRQAKRKHQDPNLTLIVAGCVAQQEGERLLRRVPEVDLVMGPQYANRLGELLEQVWNGSQVVATEPLHIVEDITKPRRDSTVTAWVNVIYGCNERCTYCVVPGVRGQEQSRRPEAIRAEIEELAAQGYKEVTLLGQNIDAYGRDLPGITPEGRRQHTFTDLLYYIHDVPGIERIRFATSHPRYFTERLIRACAELPKVCKHFHIPFQSGDNEILKAMARGYTRERYLQIIETIRRYMPDAAISADAIVGFPGETETQFQRTLDLVAEVGFDQLNTAAYSPRPNTPAATWDNQVPEEIKEDRLQRLNHLVATIASDRSQRYLGREEVVLVEGVNPKDAQQVYGRTDGNRLTYLPGDIETLRGQLVRVRITDARAFSLSGVPLVDHALAGA is encoded by the coding sequence ATGCCACGCCGCTACTACATCACCACCTTTGGCTGCCAAATGAACAAAGCTGACTCCGAGCGCATGGCCGGGGTCTTGGAGGCAATGGGCTTAGAACCGGTTCCTGAACCGGATGAGGCCGATGTGCTGCTCTACAACACCTGTACGATTCGCGACAACGCGGAGCAAAAGCTCTATTCTTATTTAGGGCGGCAGGCTAAGCGCAAGCATCAAGACCCCAACCTAACGCTGATTGTGGCTGGTTGTGTGGCTCAACAGGAGGGGGAGCGACTGCTGCGGCGAGTGCCTGAGGTGGATCTGGTGATGGGGCCGCAGTATGCCAATCGTCTTGGCGAGCTGCTGGAGCAGGTGTGGAATGGCAGCCAAGTGGTGGCAACAGAACCACTGCACATTGTTGAGGACATTACCAAACCCCGCCGCGATAGTACAGTCACCGCTTGGGTCAATGTGATCTATGGCTGTAATGAACGCTGTACCTACTGTGTGGTGCCGGGGGTACGGGGGCAAGAACAATCTCGGCGACCCGAAGCAATTCGCGCTGAAATTGAGGAACTAGCCGCTCAAGGCTACAAGGAAGTGACGCTCCTCGGGCAAAACATTGATGCCTACGGTCGTGATTTGCCGGGAATTACTCCAGAGGGGCGACGCCAGCACACGTTTACCGATTTGCTTTATTACATTCATGATGTGCCTGGGATTGAGCGGATTCGCTTTGCCACCAGCCATCCCCGTTATTTTACGGAGCGCTTGATTCGAGCCTGTGCCGAACTGCCCAAGGTGTGTAAGCATTTCCACATTCCCTTTCAGTCGGGGGACAATGAGATTCTCAAGGCAATGGCACGGGGCTATACGCGCGAGCGTTACCTCCAAATCATTGAAACCATTCGCCGCTATATGCCGGATGCGGCCATTAGTGCTGATGCCATTGTGGGTTTTCCCGGCGAAACGGAAACACAATTCCAGCGCACGCTGGATCTGGTGGCGGAGGTGGGGTTTGATCAACTGAACACGGCAGCCTATTCTCCGCGCCCGAATACGCCAGCGGCCACGTGGGACAATCAAGTACCGGAAGAGATTAAAGAAGATCGCCTCCAACGGCTGAATCATTTAGTGGCCACGATCGCTAGCGATCGCTCCCAACGCTACTTGGGGAGAGAAGAGGTAGTGCTGGTGGAGGGGGTAAATCCCAAGGATGCGCAACAAGTCTATGGCCGCACCGATGGCAACCGCCTCACGTACCTGCCCGGTGATATTGAGACCCTACGGGGACAACTGGTGCGTGTCCGTATTACGGACGCACGAGCCTTTAGCCTTAGTGGGGTGCCCCTTGTGGATCATGCGTTAGCTGGCGCTTAG